A genomic window from Gossypium hirsutum isolate 1008001.06 chromosome D12, Gossypium_hirsutum_v2.1, whole genome shotgun sequence includes:
- the LOC107930887 gene encoding T-complex protein 1 subunit eta, which produces MASMLQPQIILLKEGTDTSQGKAQLVSNINACTAVADVVRTTLGPRGMDKLIHDDKGNVTISNDGATIMKLLDIVHPAAKILVDIAKSQDSEVGDGTTTVVLLAGEFLKEAKPFVEDGVHPQNLIRSYRTACNLAIVKIKELAVSIEGKSLEEKKSLLAKCAATTLSSKLIGGEKEFFASMVVDAVIAIGSEDRLNMIGIKKVPGGNMRDSFLVNGVAFKKTFSYAGFEQQPKKFTNPRILLLNIELELKSEKENAEIRLSDPSQYQSIVDAEWNIIYDKLDKCVKSGAKVVLSRLAIGDLATQYFADRDIFCAGRVAEEDLNRVAAATGGTIQTSVNNIIDEVLGTCEVFEEKQVGNERFNIFSGCPSGRTATIVLRGGADQFIEEAERSLHDAIMIVRRALKNSTVVAGGGAIDMEISRYLRQHARTIAGKSQLFINSYAKALEVIPRQLCDNAGFDATDVLNKLRHKHALPSGEGAPYGVDINTGGIADSFANFVWEPSVVKINAINAATEAACLILSVDETVKNPKSESAQGEAAASAMGGRGRGGGFPGRGRGMRRR; this is translated from the exons ATGGCATCCATGCTG CAACCCCAAATCATTCTTTTGAAAGAAGGGACGGACACATCACAGGGGAAGGCGCAGCTCGTCAGCAACATAAACGCTTGCACCGCAGTGGCTGATGTGGTTAGAACGACCCTGGGTCCCAGGGGCATGGACAAGCTCATCCACGATGACAAAGGAAATGTCACCATTTCCAACGATGGCGCCACCATCATGAAGCTCCTCGATATTGTCCATCCTGCCGCCAAGATCCTTGTTGATATCGCCAAGTCTCAGGACTCAGAG GTTGGTGATGGTACTACAACTGTTGTACTGCTAGCAGGAGAATTTTTAAAAGAGGCCAAGCCTTTTGTAGAGGATGGAGTCCACCCTCAAAATCTTATTCGCAGTTATCGAACTGCTTGCAATTTG GCAATTGTGAAGATCAAAGAACTAGCTGTTAGTATAGAGGGGAAAAGtctagaagagaagaaaagcttATTAGCTAAATGTGCTGCTACAACACTTTCTTCAAAACTCATTGGTGGAGAAAAGGAGTTCTTTGCATCAATGGTTGTGGATGCTGTTATTGCTATTGGCAGTGAAGATAGGTTGAATATGATTGGGATTAAGAAG GTTCCTGGTGGTAACATGAGGGATTCCTTTTTGGTTAATGGTGTTGCCTTTAAAAAGACATTTTCATATGCTGGTTTTGAGCAGCAGCCAAAGAAGTTTACGAATCCCAGAATACTTCTGTTAAACATCGAGTTGGAACTGAAATCTGAGAAAGAAAATGCTGAGATAAG ACTTTCAGATCCATCACAATATCAATCAATAGTTGATGCAGAATGGAATATCATTTATGACAAGTTGGATAAATGTGTGAAGAGTGGTGCAAAAGTTGTTCTTTCACGGTTGGCTATTGGTGATTTGGCGACACAG TATTTTGCAGATAGAGATATTTTCTGTGCTGGTCGTGTAGCTGAGGAAGATCTTAATCGGGTTGCTGCTGCAACTGGTGGAACCATACAAACATCTGTTAACAATATAATTGATGAG GTTCTAGGAACATGTGAGGTTTTTGAGGAAAAGCAGGTTGGAAATGAAAGATTTAATATATTCAGCGGTTGCCCGTCAGGACGGACAGCTACTATAGTTCTACGCGGTGGAGCAGATCag TTCATTGAAGAAGCTGAGAGGAGCTTACATGATGCAATTATGATTGTTAGAAGAGCTTTGAAGAACTCTACTGTAGTTGCTGGAGGTGGTGCTATAGAT ATGGAGATAAGTCGATACTTGAGGCAGCATGCACGCACAATAGCTGGGAAATCTCAACTTTTTATTAACTCTTATGCAAAAGCACTTGAG GTTATTCCACGGCAGCTTTGTGACAATGCTGGATTTGATGCAACTGATGTGTTGAACAAATTAAGGCACAAGCATGCACTTCCATCTG GTGAGGGTGCACCTTACGGAGTGGACATCAACACTGGCGGAATAGCAGATTCATTTGCAAACTTTGTGTGGGAGCCATCAGTTGTAAAG ATCAATGCAATCAATGCTGCAACTGAGGCTGCATGTCTTATTCTAAGTGTCGATGAGACTGTTAAGAATCCCAAG TCGGAGAGTGCACAGGGAGAAGCTGCTGCAAGTGCCATGGGTGGCAGAGGTCGTGGAGGTGGTTTCCCTGGCCGTGGACGAGGAATGAGGAGGCGTTGA
- the LOC107930871 gene encoding mitogen-activated protein kinase kinase kinase 3 isoform X1: MPAWWGKKSNKNKEESQNRSPRGTSIGVIKLSPNKPDATAGFSGGGAAGKMKVAAADDKNNNYSKSFDGGGGLVLTTSNSPRASREFSVVVGCSGGGSSGFSGLDSDSGEKIGIPLPTPSISSMQSDHVVGLGSGWHSVSSDSSSEDNQIANDPVQFLAYRSYIDPRGQGETRMNTRSRSPGPGSRGATSPTSPLHHQLSAVSLESPTGRKEDGKSVCHKLPLPPGSPTSPSAALPSTRTCGVNENTPFTLSKWRRGRLLGRGTFGHVYLGFNSESGQMCAIKEVRLVSDDQTSKESLKQLNQEINLLSQLSHPNIVRYYGSELGEETLSVYLEYVSGGSIYKLLQEYGAFKEPVIQNYTRQILSGLAYLHGRNTVHRDIKGANILVDPTGEIKLADFGMAKHITACGTMLSFKGSPYWMAPEVVMNTNGYNLAVDIWSLGCTILEMATSKPPWNQYEGVAAIFKIGNSKDIPEIPDRLSNEAKSFIRLCLQREPSARPTALQLLDHPFIHDQATTRVANICITKDAFPYTFDGSRTPPILELQSTRNNVPSFDGDYEMRGMTTASRALRHPRDNARAITSLPVSPCSSPLRYGAAHKSCFLSPPHPAYQFVGQSDYNLCGISGNASRPNPKYTLDPWLQTSLLKVQTLSTPPRTRPI, from the exons atgcctGCTTGGTGGGGTAAAAAGTCGAATAAGAACAAAGAAGAGAGTCAAAATCGAAGTCCACGAGGCACTAGCATCGGAGTAATCAAGCTTTCGCCTAATAAACCAGATGCTACTGCCGGCTTTTCCGGCGGCGGCGCTGCTGGTAAAATGAAAGTAGCAGCCGCCGATGACAAGAACAACAACTACTCTAAGAGCTTTGATGGTGGAGGAGGGCTTGTTTTAACCACCAGTAATTCACCACGTGCCAGCAGGGAGTTCAGCGTTGTTGTTGGTTGTAGTGGTGGTGGGTCATCCGGGTTTTCGGGTTTGGATTCGGATTCAGGTGAAAAAATAGggattcctttgcctacaccatCCATCTCATCGATGCAGAGTGATCATGTTGTGGGGTTAGGATCTGGGTGGCATTCGGTTTCAAGTGATAGCTCTTCTGAAGATAATCAGATTGCAAATGATCCGGTTCAATTCCTTGCATACAG GTCCTATATTGATCCTAGAGGCCAAGGTGAAACTAGAATGAACACGAGGTCGAGAAGCCCTGGTCCGGGGTCGAGAGGAGCAACCAGCCCGACATCACCTCTTCATCATCAATTGTCTGCAGTTAGTCTAGAGTCTCCTACAGGCAGAAAGGAAGATGGCAAGTCCGTGTGTCATAAGTTGCCTCTTCCACCAGGTTCTCCTACTAGTCCCTCTGCTGCCTTGCCTAGCACAAGAACTTGTGGAGTGAATGAAAATACACCTTTTACTCTATCAAAATGGCGAAGAGGTAGACTCTTAGGAAGGGGAACTTTTGGACATGTTTACCTTGGGTTTAATAG TGAAAGTGGGCAGATGTGTGCAATAAAAGAAGTCAGGCTTGTCTCTGATGATCAAACATCAAAAGAAAGCCTCAAGCAACTGAACCAG GAGATAAATTTGCTGAGTCAGCTATCTCATCCAAACATTGTTCGGTACTATGGAAGTGAactg GGTGAAGAAACACTCTCAGTTTACTTGGAATATGTCTCTGGTGGTTCAATCTACAAATTGCTTCAAGAATATGGTGCCTTCAAGGAACCTGTCATTCAAAACTATACAAGACAAATTCTTTCTGGGCTTGCTTACTTGCATGGAAGAAATACAGTCCACAG AGACATAAAAGGGGCAAACATATTAGTAGATCCTACTGGTGAAATCAAGTTGGCTGACTTTGGCATGGCAAAACAT ATAACAGCTTGTGGCACAATGCTTTCATTCAAGGGAAGTCCTTACTGGATGGCACCTGAG GTTGTAATGAATACAAATGGCTACAACCTTGCAGTGGATATCTGGAGTCTAGGCTGTACCATACTTGAAATGGCTACATCAAAACCACCATGGAATCAGTATGAAGGG GTGGCTGCAATATTTAAAATTGGAAACAGTAAAGATATCCCAGAGATTCCTGATCGCCTTTCTAATGAAGCTAAAAGTTTCATAAGGCTTTGCTTGCAAAGAGAACCGTCAGCACGTCCTACAGCCTTGCAACTGCTAGATCACCCTTTCATTCATGACCAAGCAACAACAAGAGTTGCTAACATCTGCATAACCAAGGATGCATTTCCTTACACTTTTGATGGAAGCCGCACTCCG CCCATATTAGAACTGCAGTCCACTAGAAATAATGTCCCTTCATTTGATGGAGATTATGAGATGAGGGGAATGACTACAGCTTCAAGAGCTTTGAGGCATCCGAG AGATAATGCAAGAGCAATCACATCTTTGCCTGTATCTCCATGTTCAAGTCCATTAAGATATGGTGCAGCTCACAAGAGTTGTTTTCTTTCTCCTCCTCATCCGGCTTATCAGTTTGTAGGACAGAGCGATTACAACTTGTGTGGTATCTCTGGGAATGCCTCGAGACCAAATCCAAAGTACACTTTGGATCCTTGGCTTCAAACTTCACTACTAAAAGTTCAAACACTGAGCACCCCTCCACGAACGAGACCTATTTGA
- the LOC107930871 gene encoding mitogen-activated protein kinase kinase kinase 3 isoform X2: protein MPAWWGKKSNKNKEESQNRSPRGTSIGVIKLSPNKPDATAGFSGGGAAGKMKVAAADDKNNNYSKSFDGGGGLVLTTSNSPRASREFSVVVGCSGGGSSGFSGLDSDSGEKIGIPLPTPSISSMQSDHVVGLGSGWHSVSSDSSSEDNQIANDPVQFLAYRGQGETRMNTRSRSPGPGSRGATSPTSPLHHQLSAVSLESPTGRKEDGKSVCHKLPLPPGSPTSPSAALPSTRTCGVNENTPFTLSKWRRGRLLGRGTFGHVYLGFNSESGQMCAIKEVRLVSDDQTSKESLKQLNQEINLLSQLSHPNIVRYYGSELGEETLSVYLEYVSGGSIYKLLQEYGAFKEPVIQNYTRQILSGLAYLHGRNTVHRDIKGANILVDPTGEIKLADFGMAKHITACGTMLSFKGSPYWMAPEVVMNTNGYNLAVDIWSLGCTILEMATSKPPWNQYEGVAAIFKIGNSKDIPEIPDRLSNEAKSFIRLCLQREPSARPTALQLLDHPFIHDQATTRVANICITKDAFPYTFDGSRTPPILELQSTRNNVPSFDGDYEMRGMTTASRALRHPRDNARAITSLPVSPCSSPLRYGAAHKSCFLSPPHPAYQFVGQSDYNLCGISGNASRPNPKYTLDPWLQTSLLKVQTLSTPPRTRPI from the exons atgcctGCTTGGTGGGGTAAAAAGTCGAATAAGAACAAAGAAGAGAGTCAAAATCGAAGTCCACGAGGCACTAGCATCGGAGTAATCAAGCTTTCGCCTAATAAACCAGATGCTACTGCCGGCTTTTCCGGCGGCGGCGCTGCTGGTAAAATGAAAGTAGCAGCCGCCGATGACAAGAACAACAACTACTCTAAGAGCTTTGATGGTGGAGGAGGGCTTGTTTTAACCACCAGTAATTCACCACGTGCCAGCAGGGAGTTCAGCGTTGTTGTTGGTTGTAGTGGTGGTGGGTCATCCGGGTTTTCGGGTTTGGATTCGGATTCAGGTGAAAAAATAGggattcctttgcctacaccatCCATCTCATCGATGCAGAGTGATCATGTTGTGGGGTTAGGATCTGGGTGGCATTCGGTTTCAAGTGATAGCTCTTCTGAAGATAATCAGATTGCAAATGATCCGGTTCAATTCCTTGCATACAG AGGCCAAGGTGAAACTAGAATGAACACGAGGTCGAGAAGCCCTGGTCCGGGGTCGAGAGGAGCAACCAGCCCGACATCACCTCTTCATCATCAATTGTCTGCAGTTAGTCTAGAGTCTCCTACAGGCAGAAAGGAAGATGGCAAGTCCGTGTGTCATAAGTTGCCTCTTCCACCAGGTTCTCCTACTAGTCCCTCTGCTGCCTTGCCTAGCACAAGAACTTGTGGAGTGAATGAAAATACACCTTTTACTCTATCAAAATGGCGAAGAGGTAGACTCTTAGGAAGGGGAACTTTTGGACATGTTTACCTTGGGTTTAATAG TGAAAGTGGGCAGATGTGTGCAATAAAAGAAGTCAGGCTTGTCTCTGATGATCAAACATCAAAAGAAAGCCTCAAGCAACTGAACCAG GAGATAAATTTGCTGAGTCAGCTATCTCATCCAAACATTGTTCGGTACTATGGAAGTGAactg GGTGAAGAAACACTCTCAGTTTACTTGGAATATGTCTCTGGTGGTTCAATCTACAAATTGCTTCAAGAATATGGTGCCTTCAAGGAACCTGTCATTCAAAACTATACAAGACAAATTCTTTCTGGGCTTGCTTACTTGCATGGAAGAAATACAGTCCACAG AGACATAAAAGGGGCAAACATATTAGTAGATCCTACTGGTGAAATCAAGTTGGCTGACTTTGGCATGGCAAAACAT ATAACAGCTTGTGGCACAATGCTTTCATTCAAGGGAAGTCCTTACTGGATGGCACCTGAG GTTGTAATGAATACAAATGGCTACAACCTTGCAGTGGATATCTGGAGTCTAGGCTGTACCATACTTGAAATGGCTACATCAAAACCACCATGGAATCAGTATGAAGGG GTGGCTGCAATATTTAAAATTGGAAACAGTAAAGATATCCCAGAGATTCCTGATCGCCTTTCTAATGAAGCTAAAAGTTTCATAAGGCTTTGCTTGCAAAGAGAACCGTCAGCACGTCCTACAGCCTTGCAACTGCTAGATCACCCTTTCATTCATGACCAAGCAACAACAAGAGTTGCTAACATCTGCATAACCAAGGATGCATTTCCTTACACTTTTGATGGAAGCCGCACTCCG CCCATATTAGAACTGCAGTCCACTAGAAATAATGTCCCTTCATTTGATGGAGATTATGAGATGAGGGGAATGACTACAGCTTCAAGAGCTTTGAGGCATCCGAG AGATAATGCAAGAGCAATCACATCTTTGCCTGTATCTCCATGTTCAAGTCCATTAAGATATGGTGCAGCTCACAAGAGTTGTTTTCTTTCTCCTCCTCATCCGGCTTATCAGTTTGTAGGACAGAGCGATTACAACTTGTGTGGTATCTCTGGGAATGCCTCGAGACCAAATCCAAAGTACACTTTGGATCCTTGGCTTCAAACTTCACTACTAAAAGTTCAAACACTGAGCACCCCTCCACGAACGAGACCTATTTGA